TAGTTTTCGCCAAAAATATGGCGTTACGCTGATTGGCATCCAGCGCGATCAGAAGCAGATTACTTCAATCAATCCGGCACAGCAGTTATTGGTCGGGGATTGCCTGATTGTCATCGGGAAGGCGGAAGCCGTAGAAGCATTAAAGAATCGGGAACCATTATAACGGAGTGATGACATGAATCCCTTCAAAAACATTCTTTATGTGACCGAAAATACAGTAGACCAGGCTTCGGCTGTGGCGCGCGCAGTCTCTCTGGCTAAGAACAACCAGGCAAATCTGACAATCATTGACGTGATTCCTCCCATTGCGGATGACTTCCGGGCAGATACAATAACCTATCACAGGCAAGCCCTGGAGTCCTTGATCGAGCCTTACCAGAATCGCCTAAAAATCCAACTCGATGTACAGGTAGGCACAACTTTCCTCGAGGTAATTCGCGCCGTGCTGCGCAACGCCTATGATCTTGTGATTAAGGTTGTAGAAAACCCCGATTTTTTGAAAAGACTGTTCGGCAGCGACGATATGCACTTGCTGCGCAAATGTCCGTGTCCGATATGGCTGATGAGACCGGCGGAAAAACCC
This Anaerolineae bacterium DNA region includes the following protein-coding sequences:
- a CDS encoding universal stress protein translates to MNPFKNILYVTENTVDQASAVARAVSLAKNNQANLTIIDVIPPIADDFRADTITYHRQALESLIEPYQNRLKIQLDVQVGTTFLEVIRAVLRNAYDLVIKVVENPDFLKRLFGSDDMHLLRKCPCPIWLMRPAEKPNYDCILAAVDFDPLKPTVVEQALNQNILELAGVLALSDLASLHLVHTWEVFAERVMLARSGTSDEVITAYVEKERNAPSKRVIQVGRDVA